The following proteins come from a genomic window of Proteinivorax hydrogeniformans:
- a CDS encoding GNAT family N-acetyltransferase yields the protein MPKIIEHTSIEESFYDESYKNSTFFQGMPFEKYKEHVDERKKYLEKNKLPLLAINHEDELLGYIFISARKVGDLYLKNHDSSIIQKLKNSNLEYTLKEKSNLIDILYLTTTCSEKFELERFKPINLRMGKDVADDSVSYGIEFKELCNSEMDKYFDLDAFKKATVRDYMLEDPIMSESEAVAKFEKHVLPVFKLDNQKMYGVCWNNEVIGILWLYEEDSETMFIAYIEIFKEFRGQGFGKKVMYDMFSFVNNLGYKTLHLHVFGHNEKAVKLYEKTGFKNTLIRYRYTR from the coding sequence GTGCCTAAAATAATCGAACATACATCAATTGAAGAAAGTTTCTATGATGAAAGTTATAAGAACTCAACTTTTTTTCAAGGAATGCCCTTTGAAAAGTACAAAGAACACGTAGACGAAAGAAAGAAATATTTAGAGAAAAACAAACTGCCTTTACTAGCAATAAACCATGAAGATGAGTTACTTGGGTATATTTTTATTTCTGCAAGAAAAGTAGGAGACTTATATTTGAAAAATCACGATTCATCAATAATACAGAAACTAAAAAATAGTAACCTAGAATATACTTTAAAAGAAAAAAGTAATTTAATTGACATTCTCTATTTGACTACAACTTGTAGCGAGAAATTTGAATTAGAAAGATTTAAGCCTATCAACTTACGCATGGGAAAAGATGTTGCTGATGATAGCGTATCATACGGAATTGAGTTTAAAGAACTTTGCAACTCAGAAATGGATAAATACTTTGACCTAGATGCTTTTAAAAAAGCTACAGTTAGAGATTATATGTTAGAGGATCCTATAATGAGTGAAAGTGAAGCAGTTGCAAAATTTGAAAAACATGTTCTTCCAGTCTTCAAACTAGATAATCAAAAAATGTATGGTGTTTGTTGGAATAATGAAGTTATAGGGATACTATGGTTATACGAAGAAGATTCAGAAACAATGTTTATAGCTTATATAGAAATTTTTAAAGAGTTCAGAGGACAAGGCTTTGGAAAAAAAGTTATGTACGATATGTTTTCATTTGTAAATAATTTAGGCTATAAAACATTACATCTTCATGTTTTTGGACACAACGAAAAAGCTGTGAAATTGTATGAAAAGACAGGTTTTAAAAATACTTTGATTAGATATAGATACACTAGATGA
- a CDS encoding class I SAM-dependent methyltransferase: MAKEVEEFYDSSANNEWERLNKHKIEFEITKRYLDRYIQKGAKILDVGGGPGRYSIYLAQQGHDVTLLDLSSNNISLAKQKAEERGVSLSNYIHGNALDLSKLQDQSYDVVLCMGPMYHLTEEDDRKRAIKECLKKLKKDGSIFVAFISAYAPIIDLLKNYPEELENYGEDALLRYLQDGKNIVSDSNPGFTTAYFKKPDKIELFMKKFGLNKQVIAAVEGLAAQSEPKLNNLSKEAFDKWVNLIFHTSTDPLTWAGCEHLLYIGTKNCSDRGRE, translated from the coding sequence ATGGCTAAGGAAGTGGAAGAGTTTTACGATAGCTCAGCAAACAACGAGTGGGAGAGGCTAAACAAGCATAAGATAGAGTTTGAAATAACTAAAAGGTATTTAGACAGGTATATTCAAAAGGGGGCAAAGATTTTAGATGTTGGAGGAGGCCCTGGCAGATACTCTATTTATTTAGCACAGCAAGGTCATGATGTGACTTTGTTAGACCTTTCATCTAACAACATAAGCTTGGCAAAACAAAAAGCTGAAGAAAGAGGAGTTTCGCTATCAAACTACATACATGGAAATGCTTTAGATTTAAGTAAATTACAAGATCAAAGCTACGACGTAGTGCTATGTATGGGTCCGATGTATCACCTAACAGAAGAAGATGACAGAAAAAGAGCCATAAAAGAATGCTTAAAAAAGCTCAAAAAAGATGGCAGCATATTTGTCGCTTTTATTTCAGCTTATGCGCCTATTATCGACCTACTAAAAAACTATCCCGAAGAGCTAGAAAACTATGGGGAGGATGCTCTTTTACGATATTTACAAGATGGAAAAAATATAGTTTCAGATTCAAACCCAGGATTTACAACTGCCTATTTTAAAAAGCCTGATAAAATTGAACTATTTATGAAAAAATTTGGGTTAAATAAACAGGTGATAGCAGCAGTAGAAGGCTTAGCAGCTCAAAGTGAGCCTAAGCTTAATAACCTTTCAAAAGAAGCCTTTGATAAATGGGTAAACTTAATATTCCATACCTCCACAGACCCTTTAACTTGGGCTGGGTGTGAGCACTTATTGTATATAGGAACTAAAAATTGCAGCGATAGGGGTAGAGAATAG
- a CDS encoding UDP-N-acetylmuramoyl-L-alanyl-D-glutamate--2,6-diaminopimelate ligase, which produces MKLANIIKHLEAIDIKGNIKIEIKGLAYNSSSVKDNYVFVAIEGFQVDGHKYIKDAISNGAKAIVVSRDIEVSEDITVIKVKDTRVALSNLSAAFYRQPSKNLELIGVTGTNGKTTTIYFVKSVLEASKRNTSLIGTVETIINGKSFCSSHTTPESLALQGMFNSMLLKKVDTCVMEVSSHSLQLSRVNDCDFNIGIFTNLTHEHLDFHGSMENYYSSKKQLFYNTNDFNIVNIDDYYGSRLATELKSHKTRLLTYGINNDADINAKDILFYKDCSEYTINTPTQKVKFKTRIPGLYNIYNSLAAVACGFALGIDLQQIKKGIEAVTSIPGRFQVIPTDKDLNIIVDYAHTPDGFENVLRTISEYAKGRIIIVFGCVGERDYTKRSKMGQIAQRYCDLSILTTDNCRSEDPKSIVNEIKKGFNKGDKPYIEILDREEAIRYAIINSSKEDTIIITGKGHEKRQIIGDKTIYFNEREIAKQALKELELTSLKNSKSLIHL; this is translated from the coding sequence TTGAAGCTTGCAAATATCATAAAGCATCTCGAAGCAATAGATATAAAGGGTAATATTAAAATCGAAATTAAAGGTTTAGCATATAACTCAAGTTCAGTCAAAGACAATTATGTTTTTGTAGCTATAGAAGGTTTCCAAGTGGATGGACATAAGTATATAAAGGACGCCATTTCTAATGGTGCAAAAGCTATTGTAGTGAGTAGAGATATAGAGGTGTCAGAAGATATAACAGTTATTAAAGTAAAAGACACAAGGGTAGCACTAAGTAATTTGTCAGCTGCCTTTTATAGACAACCCTCTAAAAATCTAGAGTTGATCGGTGTAACCGGAACTAACGGTAAAACTACCACTATTTACTTCGTAAAATCAGTGCTAGAAGCTTCAAAAAGAAACACCTCACTAATAGGAACTGTAGAAACGATTATAAATGGAAAGTCCTTTTGCTCTTCTCACACCACCCCAGAGTCTTTAGCTTTGCAAGGGATGTTTAACTCTATGCTTCTTAAAAAAGTTGATACTTGTGTTATGGAAGTTTCTTCTCATTCTTTACAATTATCAAGGGTCAATGACTGTGACTTTAATATAGGAATATTTACAAACTTAACCCATGAGCATTTAGACTTTCATGGCAGCATGGAAAACTACTATAGCTCAAAAAAACAGTTATTTTATAACACCAATGATTTTAACATTGTGAACATAGATGACTATTATGGTAGTAGATTAGCTACAGAATTAAAGAGCCATAAAACTCGCTTACTAACCTATGGAATTAATAATGATGCTGATATAAATGCTAAAGATATCCTTTTTTACAAAGATTGCAGTGAATACACTATTAACACTCCTACACAAAAAGTGAAATTTAAAACTAGAATTCCTGGACTGTACAATATCTATAATAGCTTGGCTGCAGTAGCTTGTGGCTTCGCTTTAGGTATAGATTTGCAACAAATAAAAAAAGGGATAGAAGCTGTCACTAGCATACCTGGTAGGTTCCAAGTTATCCCTACAGATAAAGACTTAAATATTATAGTTGACTATGCCCATACACCTGATGGTTTTGAAAACGTACTAAGAACCATAAGTGAATATGCAAAAGGTAGGATAATAATTGTATTTGGATGTGTTGGAGAAAGGGATTATACCAAAAGAAGTAAGATGGGACAGATAGCACAGCGGTACTGCGATTTAAGCATTCTTACTACGGATAATTGTCGCTCAGAAGATCCTAAAAGCATTGTAAATGAAATTAAAAAAGGATTTAACAAGGGTGATAAACCATATATAGAGATTCTTGACAGAGAAGAAGCTATTCGATATGCCATTATAAATAGTAGCAAAGAGGATACCATAATAATTACCGGAAAGGGGCATGAAAAGCGTCAAATTATAGGTGATAAAACTATATATTTCAATGAAAGAGAAATAGCAAAGCAAGCATTAAAAGAACTAGAACTAACTTCGTTAAAGAACAGCAAAAGCCTTATACACTTGTAA
- a CDS encoding ABC transporter ATP-binding protein, producing MIEIKDISFSYGKSNILKDVSFNVVAGEFVGILGKNGAGKSTLVTCLNKIRAPKKGRVLIDKHDILKMSRLETARHISYVAQKNEIHQMTVFDSVLLGRKPYIKWAVSQEDIDICDEMLEKMGLSEFKLRYIDELSGGELQKVMLARALVQQPRLLLLDEPTSNLDPKNQYEMMALVRHVTKERNISTIIVSHDINLALRYCDRFLFLKDGKAYKYGDESVVTPETIESVYGITSAIGEVKGQKTVVIG from the coding sequence TTGATAGAAATTAAAGATATTTCTTTTTCTTACGGCAAAAGTAATATTTTAAAAGACGTCAGTTTCAACGTTGTGGCCGGTGAGTTCGTAGGAATTTTAGGCAAAAACGGCGCAGGAAAAAGTACGCTCGTTACTTGCTTAAATAAGATTCGAGCACCGAAAAAGGGAAGGGTTCTAATCGACAAGCATGATATCCTTAAAATGAGTAGATTAGAAACTGCCCGACACATTTCATATGTGGCACAAAAAAATGAAATACACCAAATGACCGTGTTTGACTCCGTACTGCTGGGAAGGAAGCCATACATAAAGTGGGCTGTATCTCAGGAGGATATAGATATTTGTGATGAAATGCTTGAGAAAATGGGTTTGTCTGAATTTAAGCTAAGGTATATAGACGAACTTTCCGGAGGAGAGTTGCAAAAGGTAATGCTGGCCCGTGCTCTCGTCCAGCAACCCCGTCTGTTGCTTTTAGATGAGCCGACCAGTAATCTTGACCCAAAAAATCAGTATGAAATGATGGCGTTGGTGCGACATGTGACAAAAGAACGAAATATCAGCACTATCATTGTTTCACATGATATCAATCTTGCACTACGTTATTGTGATAGATTTCTTTTTTTAAAAGACGGCAAGGCGTATAAATATGGGGATGAGTCCGTCGTTACACCGGAAACGATTGAATCTGTTTATGGAATCACTTCCGCTATAGGCGAGGTTAAGGGACAAAAAACGGTCGTAATCGGTTAA
- a CDS encoding iron ABC transporter permease: MRTLKCSIGKHNEYYRYIAKKWLFLVSLVIILLAAAIVSISVGSSGIPISEVLRALFGFSNEATSQTIVWNVRMPRVATAVSVGIALAMAGCVMQSVLRNPLASASTLGVSQGASFGASIAIVYFQAGAQISNASSASISVTNPYTVATWAFLGGISTTLVILMLSRVSGVSPAVMILAGVALSSMFTGATTLIQYFSDDDMVASIVYWTFGNLGRAGWKEISLIFILSVLAFFYFFLNRWNYNAMESGANTAKSLGVNVDRLILVSMSIATLISATAIAFVGTISFIGLIAPHIVRRFVGSDYRFLIPCSALMGGVIMLLADIASRMIKAPAILPIGAITSFLGGPLFLYLIIKQRKKRWVD, translated from the coding sequence ATGAGAACACTCAAATGCTCTATAGGTAAACACAACGAATATTACCGCTACATCGCCAAAAAATGGTTGTTTCTCGTGTCACTTGTCATAATCCTGCTAGCCGCTGCCATAGTGTCTATTTCGGTGGGGTCATCAGGTATTCCCATTAGTGAGGTGCTGCGAGCTCTGTTTGGCTTTAGCAATGAAGCGACAAGCCAAACAATTGTCTGGAACGTGCGTATGCCGCGGGTTGCAACGGCAGTTAGTGTTGGAATAGCCCTTGCTATGGCGGGGTGCGTGATGCAAAGTGTACTGCGCAACCCGCTAGCTTCTGCCTCGACGCTAGGGGTATCTCAGGGTGCATCTTTCGGGGCGTCTATCGCAATCGTATATTTTCAGGCAGGTGCCCAAATTAGTAATGCCTCCAGCGCAAGTATCTCTGTTACCAATCCATACACGGTAGCCACTTGGGCGTTTTTAGGTGGTATTTCTACTACCTTGGTTATCTTGATGTTATCTCGCGTAAGTGGGGTGTCACCAGCTGTGATGATCTTAGCCGGTGTGGCGTTGAGTTCGATGTTTACTGGGGCAACGACGTTAATTCAATATTTCAGCGATGATGATATGGTTGCTTCCATTGTATACTGGACCTTTGGCAATCTTGGGAGAGCTGGATGGAAGGAGATATCTCTGATATTCATACTCAGTGTGCTTGCTTTCTTTTATTTTTTCCTTAATCGCTGGAACTATAATGCCATGGAAAGCGGTGCCAATACAGCCAAAAGTCTTGGGGTTAATGTCGATAGATTGATTCTTGTCAGTATGTCCATAGCTACTCTTATTTCTGCAACGGCAATTGCCTTTGTCGGGACGATTAGCTTCATAGGGTTGATTGCACCTCATATTGTACGCAGGTTCGTAGGTAGCGACTACCGTTTTTTGATACCTTGTTCGGCGCTCATGGGTGGTGTGATTATGCTTTTAGCGGATATCGCATCACGAATGATAAAGGCTCCCGCCATTTTGCCCATAGGTGCCATCACCTCTTTTTTAGGCGGACCTCTGTTCTTATATTTAATCATAAAGCAAAGGAAGAAGAGGTGGGTTGATTGA
- a CDS encoding ABC transporter substrate-binding protein, with translation MSNSMKKALTLLLTFSLFISIVGCSSEPTEGSSESIEKTSTSETRIITDVTGREVKIPVSVESIICLGSGAPRLAAYLDAMDMVVGAEEYIAQGVNIRRDYNPVHHDTLKELPFVGQGGGSGQNNGYPEEIIMAAPDVIVAGFDLEAADELQAQTGIPVVSVRHGTGLAPESFYKATRVFGDVIGAEKRAEMILDYVDSMLADLHKRTSDVSDSDKQRAYAGAVTWNGRRGFSGTYSEFGIFDAINAINVAEDKSIESFYEVDLEKILIWDPDVIFLDPGNMDLVNDEYAQNPSYFDSLQAVQEGKVYTMPAFNNAGTNFTYAFINAYYAGTVLFPEQFSDVDIDDKAKEILTTFLGENTYELMNEGGLYYGQITIGE, from the coding sequence ATGAGTAACAGTATGAAAAAAGCGTTGACACTACTATTAACCTTTTCACTTTTTATATCGATTGTCGGATGCAGCAGCGAGCCCACTGAAGGGAGCAGCGAGTCCATAGAGAAAACATCCACATCTGAGACTAGAATAATTACAGATGTAACAGGCAGGGAGGTAAAAATCCCTGTGAGTGTAGAGTCAATCATCTGTTTAGGCTCAGGGGCGCCTCGTTTAGCGGCATACCTTGATGCAATGGATATGGTTGTAGGGGCGGAAGAATATATAGCACAAGGCGTAAATATTCGCAGAGACTATAATCCTGTGCACCACGATACCTTAAAGGAGTTGCCCTTCGTTGGTCAAGGTGGAGGCAGTGGCCAAAACAACGGTTACCCTGAAGAGATTATCATGGCTGCGCCCGACGTTATAGTTGCTGGGTTTGATTTGGAAGCAGCAGACGAATTGCAGGCACAAACTGGTATTCCTGTAGTTTCGGTGCGGCACGGCACCGGTTTAGCGCCGGAATCTTTTTATAAAGCTACTAGGGTATTTGGCGATGTGATCGGCGCAGAAAAACGAGCGGAAATGATTCTTGACTATGTGGACTCCATGCTTGCTGACTTACATAAACGTACATCTGATGTTTCTGATAGTGATAAACAGCGGGCGTATGCTGGTGCGGTTACATGGAACGGCAGACGGGGCTTTTCTGGGACATACTCCGAATTTGGTATATTTGACGCCATTAACGCAATTAATGTAGCTGAGGATAAAAGCATCGAAAGTTTTTATGAGGTAGACTTAGAAAAAATACTAATCTGGGATCCTGATGTAATATTCCTTGATCCAGGTAATATGGACTTGGTAAACGATGAATATGCGCAAAACCCAAGCTATTTCGATTCACTGCAGGCAGTGCAGGAAGGGAAAGTTTATACAATGCCAGCATTTAATAACGCCGGAACAAATTTTACCTACGCATTTATAAATGCATACTATGCCGGCACTGTTTTGTTTCCCGAGCAGTTTTCCGATGTTGACATCGACGATAAAGCTAAAGAGATATTAACGACATTCCTTGGTGAGAATACGTATGAACTTATGAATGAAGGCGGCCTCTACTATGGGCAGATTACAATAGGCGAGTGA
- a CDS encoding DUF5692 family protein → MLFYEGLTFESVMGLILLISAVVFVNEITRRSIKVSIIVFCVLPVLLAIGVYMDILGSPSGQTWFGWVKVISALAGVYGFMLIRFTKFGGRKFAALFPVAILSLNIAEAVYKEFEVFMTYNTPTVDPAGILVLGGPWNIFNGLAGILCILTLTGFAGIRVSKDKTKDMIWPDMTWMYIIGYTLWNFAYVYNCISTRSLYAGFAILTAAIIAEYVFKRGAWLQHRAQILAFFAMFALAVDYQQASYFQIFPTYQENLLIGLSVFSFIFNLGVFVYMIYTMGKNKKNPLKEEIFTHTNAYKKNLAENNL, encoded by the coding sequence ATGCTCTTTTATGAAGGTTTAACTTTTGAAAGCGTTATGGGTCTCATCTTGTTAATTTCTGCGGTTGTGTTCGTGAATGAAATCACAAGAAGATCAATAAAGGTATCAATTATTGTATTTTGTGTACTTCCAGTTTTATTAGCCATTGGTGTCTATATGGATATCTTAGGATCACCATCAGGCCAAACATGGTTTGGATGGGTTAAAGTTATATCTGCATTAGCAGGTGTGTATGGTTTTATGTTGATTCGATTCACCAAGTTTGGAGGTAGAAAGTTTGCAGCGTTATTTCCCGTTGCAATACTATCGCTAAATATTGCAGAAGCAGTGTATAAAGAATTTGAGGTATTTATGACTTATAATACTCCCACCGTTGACCCAGCTGGCATCCTTGTTTTAGGTGGTCCGTGGAATATTTTTAACGGGCTTGCGGGGATTTTATGTATTCTCACACTAACAGGATTTGCAGGCATAAGGGTATCAAAAGATAAAACTAAAGATATGATTTGGCCTGATATGACATGGATGTATATTATAGGTTATACCTTATGGAACTTTGCATATGTTTACAACTGCATTTCCACAAGATCTTTGTATGCGGGATTTGCTATACTAACCGCAGCCATAATAGCAGAATATGTATTTAAAAGAGGTGCGTGGCTACAACATAGAGCACAAATATTAGCGTTTTTTGCCATGTTTGCTTTGGCTGTAGATTATCAACAGGCCTCATACTTTCAAATCTTTCCAACATACCAAGAAAACTTGTTAATCGGGCTTAGTGTATTTTCTTTTATTTTTAACTTGGGTGTTTTTGTTTATATGATTTATACCATGGGCAAGAACAAAAAGAACCCACTAAAAGAAGAGATTTTTACACATACAAACGCATACAAGAAAAATCTAGCGGAAAATAACCTGTAG
- a CDS encoding hydrogenase maturation nickel metallochaperone HypA, whose protein sequence is MHELGIVYEVIKIVDNFAKENNVEKVEKIVLEIGQLSQAIPRYIEDCYPAAVTETPYEQTKLEIIILPANGKCNLCKEVYNIIDNRKVCPNCDGEDFTLISGKEFRIKEIAGY, encoded by the coding sequence ATGCATGAATTGGGAATTGTATACGAAGTTATAAAAATCGTAGATAATTTTGCAAAAGAAAATAATGTTGAAAAAGTGGAAAAGATAGTTTTGGAAATTGGACAGTTATCCCAAGCAATACCAAGGTATATTGAAGATTGCTATCCTGCAGCTGTAACTGAAACACCTTACGAACAGACAAAACTAGAGATTATTATTTTACCAGCTAACGGTAAATGCAATCTATGCAAAGAAGTTTACAACATAATTGATAACAGGAAAGTATGCCCAAATTGCGATGGTGAAGACTTTACTTTGATTTCAGGAAAAGAATTTAGAATTAAAGAGATTGCCGGCTACTAA
- a CDS encoding FAD-dependent oxidoreductase produces the protein MAKKNEKTNFNKSKRFNFALTWADVDGRPYRQEILDLANKIGRTKAGTSREAIPFGPEYYALEPLLDSYQAKIAMHLEFRKKLSADDVAKAAGEPYEKVKTALDHIAWAGVAFVNTVDGVDMYWQDIFVPGHLETINNNKEIVEKHPEVAEAFYYFGSKRGPMAAGIMPIGGGPMRVIPIERSIDANTRRASYEELSKYLNEASVFTVSDCSCRTSREAMGEGCGHLKEEMCIQLDHAAEYYIKTGRGREITREEAFEIIKRAEDNGLMHSIPNLDGLGHTHAICNCCGCGCFAMRLANEYLNNDIVRSNYKSVVDESNCVACGECIDVCPTNALRLGQKLCSENPIDETITKVTPRDTEWLEDKWNTDYRENRKNTLDSGTAPCITSCPAHIPVQGYIKLASQGKYTEALELIKKHNPLPAVCGRICPRLCEEDCTRGDLDEAVAVDDIKKFIAQKDLDTETRYIPTKRHNYGDKKIAIIGSGPSGLTCAYDLAIDGYDITVFEKEEKLGGMLSLGIPSYRLEKDVIEAEIDVIRKMGVKFKTGVEVGKDITIEELRNQGFNAFYVAIGAQSGRKLGLEGEESKEVLSGVKFLKTLNLGQETNVQGKVVVIGGGNVAIDVARSSARLKNVLQTDIYCLEDRENMPAHKEEVEEALQEQVGINNSWGPSKIITENGKVKAVEFKRCISTFDQNGNFNPKFDESDKKVVPCDYVLMSVGQNFDYGNLLEGEDVTLTNRNTIKVDPITLQSSKSDIFSGGDVVSGPRLAIDAIAAGKEAAVSIHRFVQNGQSLVFGRDTHSYIALDKENLADLIDYDGTERQRIKHIDGEVSKTTFKDLRGVFTEEEIEKETARCLGCGATKVDEYLCVGCGACTLRCKFDAIDLERVHDVIGYEIDDLPKKVIKKAVSRKAKIALNKINPFTETR, from the coding sequence ATGGCTAAAAAAAATGAAAAAACAAACTTTAATAAGTCTAAGCGTTTTAATTTTGCTTTAACATGGGCAGATGTTGATGGCCGTCCGTATAGGCAAGAGATTCTTGATCTTGCCAATAAAATAGGCAGAACCAAAGCTGGAACAAGCAGAGAAGCTATACCATTTGGACCAGAGTATTATGCTCTTGAACCGCTTTTAGATTCTTATCAGGCTAAAATCGCAATGCACTTAGAATTTAGGAAAAAGCTTAGCGCTGACGATGTTGCAAAAGCAGCGGGAGAACCTTATGAAAAAGTCAAAACTGCACTAGATCATATTGCTTGGGCTGGTGTTGCCTTTGTTAATACTGTTGATGGGGTAGATATGTATTGGCAGGATATTTTTGTTCCCGGCCATCTTGAAACGATTAACAATAACAAGGAAATCGTTGAAAAACACCCTGAAGTTGCTGAAGCTTTTTATTATTTCGGCAGTAAAAGGGGGCCAATGGCGGCAGGAATTATGCCTATTGGTGGAGGCCCTATGAGAGTAATACCTATTGAAAGATCTATTGATGCCAATACAAGAAGAGCATCTTATGAAGAACTATCTAAGTATTTAAATGAAGCTAGCGTTTTTACGGTATCAGACTGTTCATGTAGAACATCTAGAGAGGCTATGGGAGAAGGTTGTGGACACTTAAAAGAAGAAATGTGTATCCAGCTAGACCACGCCGCAGAATATTATATAAAAACTGGCCGGGGTCGTGAAATAACAAGGGAAGAAGCCTTTGAAATTATTAAAAGGGCAGAAGATAATGGATTAATGCACTCTATACCCAACCTAGATGGACTGGGGCACACCCATGCTATTTGTAACTGCTGTGGATGTGGATGTTTTGCCATGAGACTTGCAAATGAGTACTTAAACAATGATATTGTAAGGTCTAATTATAAATCTGTAGTGGACGAATCAAACTGCGTGGCTTGCGGGGAGTGTATTGATGTATGTCCAACTAACGCATTAAGGCTTGGTCAAAAGCTATGCTCAGAAAATCCAATTGACGAAACCATTACAAAAGTTACTCCAAGAGACACTGAATGGTTAGAAGACAAATGGAACACCGACTACAGAGAAAATCGGAAAAACACTTTAGATTCTGGTACTGCCCCTTGTATTACAAGCTGTCCTGCTCATATTCCAGTTCAAGGCTATATCAAGTTAGCATCACAAGGGAAATATACAGAGGCTCTTGAGCTTATAAAGAAACATAATCCACTTCCAGCAGTATGTGGACGTATATGTCCAAGACTTTGTGAGGAAGACTGTACCCGTGGTGATTTAGATGAAGCAGTAGCTGTTGATGATATCAAAAAGTTTATTGCTCAGAAGGATTTAGATACGGAGACTAGATACATCCCTACAAAAAGACATAACTATGGGGACAAGAAGATTGCAATTATCGGTTCTGGACCATCAGGACTTACATGTGCTTATGACCTTGCTATTGATGGATACGACATCACAGTTTTTGAAAAAGAGGAAAAGCTAGGTGGTATGTTAAGTTTAGGTATTCCTTCATACAGGTTAGAAAAAGACGTTATAGAAGCAGAGATTGACGTGATTAGAAAAATGGGCGTGAAATTTAAAACGGGAGTAGAAGTAGGAAAAGATATTACTATTGAGGAACTTAGAAATCAAGGCTTTAATGCTTTTTATGTAGCTATTGGAGCTCAGTCAGGTAGAAAACTGGGCTTAGAGGGAGAAGAATCAAAGGAAGTACTTAGTGGGGTTAAGTTCCTTAAAACACTTAACTTAGGTCAAGAAACCAACGTCCAAGGTAAGGTAGTAGTAATTGGTGGTGGCAATGTTGCTATTGATGTTGCTAGGAGCTCAGCTAGGCTAAAAAATGTCCTTCAAACAGACATATACTGTCTTGAAGACAGGGAAAATATGCCTGCTCATAAAGAGGAAGTGGAGGAAGCTTTACAAGAACAAGTAGGAATTAACAATTCATGGGGCCCCTCCAAAATCATAACGGAAAATGGCAAGGTAAAGGCAGTTGAGTTTAAACGCTGTATATCGACATTTGATCAAAACGGAAACTTTAACCCTAAGTTTGACGAATCTGATAAGAAGGTAGTTCCTTGTGACTATGTTTTAATGTCAGTAGGGCAAAACTTTGATTATGGCAATTTATTAGAAGGTGAAGATGTTACTTTAACTAATAGAAACACTATAAAAGTTGATCCTATAACATTACAGTCTTCAAAGAGTGATATTTTCTCAGGTGGAGACGTTGTTAGTGGACCAAGGCTTGCAATTGATGCCATAGCTGCTGGAAAGGAAGCTGCTGTTTCTATCCACAGATTTGTTCAAAATGGCCAATCTTTAGTGTTTGGAAGGGATACCCACTCATATATAGCGCTTGATAAGGAAAATCTAGCGGATTTAATAGATTACGACGGAACTGAGCGTCAAAGAATCAAGCATATAGATGGAGAGGTTTCTAAAACTACTTTTAAAGATTTGAGAGGAGTTTTCACAGAAGAGGAAATAGAAAAGGAGACAGCTAGATGTTTAGGCTGTGGCGCAACCAAAGTGGACGAATACTTATGTGTTGGTTGTGGTGCCTGTACCTTAAGATGTAAGTTTGATGCAATCGACTTAGAAAGGGTTCACGATGTTATTGGCTACGAAATTGATGATTTACCTAAAAAAGTAATCAAAAAAGCAGTCTCTAGAAAAGCTAAAATTGCTTTAAATAAAATAAACCCTTTTACGGAAACCAGATAG